In Spirochaeta thermophila DSM 6578, the DNA window TCTCTCGAGCAGGAGTGGAAGGCTTCTCGGGGCCGAGGTGCTCCTGAAGGAGACGCGCAGCGCCCTCAAGCGGGCCGTGCGCTCACGACATACGCCCATCTTCGGGTTCTACGCCGATCCGCAGCGCTACTGGGAGTACCTCTCCAGGAATCAGGGCCCCTCGAGCAGCTTGGAGAACGAGGCGGGCGGAGCGAGGTAGGCGTAGGCGGCCCCCTCCGGCCACACGACCACCCTCCCCCCCTCCTCCCCCACCACCCACCGCCGCACCCTGCCGTCCTCCCACTCCACCACCACCTGCCCGTCTCCCTCCACCCCGTCCCACGCCGCCACGTCCTCCGCCTCCCACTCAGTGAGCGCCGCGAGGTAGGCGACGGCACCCTCGCGCCCCACCCTCTCCATCCGATCCCCCCTCCGCACCACCCACACCTCATCCCCTCCCTGCTCGCTGCGTGCGAGGAAGAGGAGCCCTCCCTTCCACTCGATGCGCACCGAGAGGACCTCATCCGGCGCCACCCCTCCCCACGGCCGCACCTCCCTCCAGAACCGCGGCCCCCGCGTGGCGTAGAACCCGGCCGAGGCGTCCACCCGGTAGACCACGCGCTCCTCCTCGCGGCGCACGTACTGGGTTCGCGGCACCTCGCCCACCGCCCCGAACACGAGCCCCACGCGCCCGACGCCCTCGACTCCCACCACCACCCTGAGCCCCGGCTCGAGCCCCAGCTCCCGGTAGGCCGCAGGGTCCTCCGTGACCACATCGCTCCGGAGAAAGCCGTACACGAACGAGAGGAAGCGCGCCACCTTGGCGGCATCCGCCGGCACCATGCCCCCCTCCCCCTCGAGCCACCACCTCCCCTCCTCCCGCACGAGCGCGACGGGCGAGGGACCCTCGATCTCTATACGCTCCACCTCCTCCGGCGTACCCGGGAGGAGACGGGGGGCCTTGTCCTGACCACCCATGACGAGGCGCACGAAGAGGAGTACGGCGAGCACGGCGTTCGTGATCCACAGGACCCTAGTCCTCTGCATGGGGCCTCCTCAGAGCGAGGACGAAGGAGAGGAGGAGGAGCAGGCCCGGTACCACGCCCACGGCGAGGGCATCGAGCACATAGAGCACGGTGCGGGCCCTGTCCGGCTCCTCGGGCAGGTCGAGGAGCGGGACAGTACGGGTGCGCGTCACCAGGGTGAGCATATCCT includes these proteins:
- a CDS encoding DUF4340 domain-containing protein; the protein is MQRTRVLWITNAVLAVLLFVRLVMGGQDKAPRLLPGTPEEVERIEIEGPSPVALVREEGRWWLEGEGGMVPADAAKVARFLSFVYGFLRSDVVTEDPAAYRELGLEPGLRVVVGVEGVGRVGLVFGAVGEVPRTQYVRREEERVVYRVDASAGFYATRGPRFWREVRPWGGVAPDEVLSVRIEWKGGLLFLARSEQGGDEVWVVRRGDRMERVGREGAVAYLAALTEWEAEDVAAWDGVEGDGQVVVEWEDGRVRRWVVGEEGGRVVVWPEGAAYAYLAPPASFSKLLEGP